A single region of the Silene latifolia isolate original U9 population chromosome 8, ASM4854445v1, whole genome shotgun sequence genome encodes:
- the LOC141595554 gene encoding F-box/LRR-repeat protein At3g59200-like produces MSSSVERGKHVIYTRRSCSDRISSLPDELLAHMLSFLPTRCAVGTTRWRHFFTLSTFLSFDDTPCFDGGPYVPRFGCLKNIDPVQKRRFRKFVEKVLELLQIVPIKKFSLVCHGDYDKSDINAWVSYAVQKGVQDLDYQVNVQVDHEPPNDIFMCETLVGLKMIGIGDYFLKIPLSACFPRLKILYLEDVSILYNDSVERLFSGCELLQELTQEL; encoded by the coding sequence ATGAGTTCATCTGTAGAACGTGGTAAACATGTCATTTACACAAGAAGAAGTTGTTCGGATAGGATCAGCAGTTTACCTGATGAACTGCTTGCTCACATGCTTTCGTTTCTACCAACAAGGTGTGCCGTGGGTACAACTAGATGGCGGCATTTTTTTACATTGTCGACTTTTCTTTCTTTTGACGATACACCATGTTTTGATGGTGGGCCATATGTTCCTCGTTTCGGATGCCTTAAGAACATAGACCCGGTTCAAAAAAGGAGATTTAGGAAGTTTGTTGAAAAGGTTTTGGAATTGCTTCAAATTGTACCCATCAAGAAATTTAGTCTAGTCTGTCATGGTGACTACGATAAGTCGGATATAAATGCATGGGTTAGTTATGCGGTACAAAAGGGAGTTCAAGATCTTGATTATCAAGTTAATGTGCAGGTGGATCATGAGCCTCCCAATGACATTTTCATGTGTGAAACACTAGTGGGATTGAAAATGATTGGTATTGGGGATTATTTTCTTAAAATTCCTTTATCAGCCTGCTTTCCAAGACTCAAGATCCTTTATCTTGAGGATGTCAGCATCTTATATAATGATTCAGTGGAAAGATTGTTTTCTGGCTGTGAATTGCTCCAGGAATTGACTCAAGAATTGTAA
- the LOC141597088 gene encoding F-box protein At4g22280-like isoform X3, with amino-acid sequence MKLGKHLEDPISRNCLDRISSLPDDVLGHILSFLPIRCSVSTSILSTRWRYLFTLTTCLSFDDAQCFGHLEQNERIEGTRRFKEFVDKVLDLHEISPLQKFCLVCQGTYDASDFNRWFSSALQKGVQELHYELANYIDTDFLPDYDGFFMCETLVKLKFIHCGYYIKIPLSASLPKLKILHLELIVFFDFNSMERLLSCCELLEELTLSYCECETQGHAIHSSDILKVLKIEDCCFLLGTFEIDAPNLAYLTYKSNIGVKIVPSWKYSCSFVRAELIFKRSAYDELVTNEDTVECEHELLSAAAGKTTELRFQMDSVQIVLMLDEEEQMPDFHSLTELCLEDCPYFAWEYVTSLLDKSPQLKTVIFDTGFHCCHCSNVRCPDDCLCDSVSPSDLPLDPFSCLVQVIEVRDFCGHVGPLALMGHLLRNASVLKKLVVDTIDDLDWEDELMISKDLLMLPRASRDCRVEMN; translated from the exons ATGAAACTTGGTAAACATCTAGAAGACCCAATAAGTCGGAATTGTTTGGATAGGATCAGCAGTTTACCTGATGATGTACTTGGTCACATTCTCTCGTTTCTGCCAATAAGGTGTTCTGTGAGCACAAGTATTCTATCAACAAGATGGCGATACCTTTTTACATTGACGACTTGTCTTTCTTTTGATGATGCACAATGTTTTGGTCATCTGGAACAAAATGAGAGAATTGAAGGAACTCGAAGGTTTAAGGAGTTTGTTGACAAAGTTTTGGACTTGCACGAAATTTCGCCATTGCAGAAATTTTGTCTAGTCTGTCAAGGAACCTATGATGCTTCAGATTTCAATCGATGGTTTAGTAGTGCGCTACAAAAGGGAGTTCAAGAGCTTCATTACGAGCTTGCTAATTATATCGATACTGATTTCTTGCCTGATTATGATGGCTTCTTCATGTGTGAAACACTAGTGAAATTGAAATTTATACATTGTGGGTATTATATTAAAATTCCTCTATCAGCCTCGTTGCCAAAATTGAAGATCCTTCACCTGGAACTCATCGTATTCTTTGATTTTAATTCAATGGAGAGGTTGTTGTCTTGCTGTGAATTGCTTGAAGAATTGACTCTCAGTTATTGCGAGTGTGAAACTCAAGGTCATGCAATTCATAGTAGCGATATACTCAAAGTGCTAAAAATAGAAGATTGTTGTTTTTTGTTGGGTACATTTGAGATTGATGCCCCTAATCTTGCATATTTGACTTACAAATCAAATATTGGTGTGAAAATTGTTCCATCGTGGAAATACTCGTGCTCTTTTGTCAGGGCGGAGCTAATTTTCAAGCGCAGTGCATATGATGAACTTGTTACTAACGAAGATACAGTTGAGTGTGAGCATGAACTTCTAAGCGCTGCTGCCGGTAAAACCACAGAATTACGTTTTCAAATGGACTCAGTACAG ATTGTTTTAATGCTAGATGAGGAGGAGCAAATGCCTGATTTTCATAGCTTGACAGAATTATGCCTTGAAGATTGTCCTTATTTTGCGTGGGAATATGTGACAAGCCTGCTTGATAAATCTCCTCAACTTAAAACTGTCATCTTTGATACG GGCTTTCATTGTTGCCATTGTTCAAATGTCCGCTGTCCAGACGACTGCTTATGTGATTCAGTGTCTCCTTCAGATTTACCTCTGGACCCTTTTTCATGTCTAGTGCAAGTGATTGAAGTGCGTGACTTTTGTGGACATGTGGGTCCACTGGCACTTATGGGGCATCTTCTTAGAAATGCGAGTGTTCTGAAGAAGTTGGTCGTTGATACAATCGATGATCTTGATTGGGAGGATGAACTGATGATCAGTAAGGACCTGTTGATGCTTCCAAGGGCTTCAAGAGATTGTCGTGTAGAAATGAACTAG
- the LOC141597088 gene encoding F-box protein At4g22280-like isoform X1: protein MKLGKHLEDPISRNCLDRISSLPDDVLGHILSFLPIRCSVSTSILSTRWRYLFTLTTCLSFDDAQCFGHLEQNERIEGTRRFKEFVDKVLDLHEISPLQKFCLVCQGTYDASDFNRWFSSALQKGVQELHYELANYIDTDFLPDYDGFFMCETLVKLKFIHCGYYIKIPLSASLPKLKILHLELIVFFDFNSMERLLSCCELLEELTLSYCECETQGHAIHSSDILKVLKIEDCCFLLGTFEIDAPNLAYLTYKSNIGVKIVPSWKYSCSFVRAELIFKRSAYDELVTNEDTVECEHELLSAAAGKTTELRFQMDSVQIVLMLDEEEQMPDFHSLTELCLEDCPYFAWEYVTSLLDKSPQLKTVIFDTGFHCCHCSNVRCPDDCLCDSVSPSDLPLDPFSCLVQVIEVRDFCGHVGPLALMGHLLRNASVLKKLVVDTIDDLDWEDELMINLMQPSKRSTPGRISSLNGSSSACHLVINSVLYRLCSDDAIINRGEVSVGSCLRYLPFLPQLLWSFHLLNSCQFTSLY from the exons ATGAAACTTGGTAAACATCTAGAAGACCCAATAAGTCGGAATTGTTTGGATAGGATCAGCAGTTTACCTGATGATGTACTTGGTCACATTCTCTCGTTTCTGCCAATAAGGTGTTCTGTGAGCACAAGTATTCTATCAACAAGATGGCGATACCTTTTTACATTGACGACTTGTCTTTCTTTTGATGATGCACAATGTTTTGGTCATCTGGAACAAAATGAGAGAATTGAAGGAACTCGAAGGTTTAAGGAGTTTGTTGACAAAGTTTTGGACTTGCACGAAATTTCGCCATTGCAGAAATTTTGTCTAGTCTGTCAAGGAACCTATGATGCTTCAGATTTCAATCGATGGTTTAGTAGTGCGCTACAAAAGGGAGTTCAAGAGCTTCATTACGAGCTTGCTAATTATATCGATACTGATTTCTTGCCTGATTATGATGGCTTCTTCATGTGTGAAACACTAGTGAAATTGAAATTTATACATTGTGGGTATTATATTAAAATTCCTCTATCAGCCTCGTTGCCAAAATTGAAGATCCTTCACCTGGAACTCATCGTATTCTTTGATTTTAATTCAATGGAGAGGTTGTTGTCTTGCTGTGAATTGCTTGAAGAATTGACTCTCAGTTATTGCGAGTGTGAAACTCAAGGTCATGCAATTCATAGTAGCGATATACTCAAAGTGCTAAAAATAGAAGATTGTTGTTTTTTGTTGGGTACATTTGAGATTGATGCCCCTAATCTTGCATATTTGACTTACAAATCAAATATTGGTGTGAAAATTGTTCCATCGTGGAAATACTCGTGCTCTTTTGTCAGGGCGGAGCTAATTTTCAAGCGCAGTGCATATGATGAACTTGTTACTAACGAAGATACAGTTGAGTGTGAGCATGAACTTCTAAGCGCTGCTGCCGGTAAAACCACAGAATTACGTTTTCAAATGGACTCAGTACAG ATTGTTTTAATGCTAGATGAGGAGGAGCAAATGCCTGATTTTCATAGCTTGACAGAATTATGCCTTGAAGATTGTCCTTATTTTGCGTGGGAATATGTGACAAGCCTGCTTGATAAATCTCCTCAACTTAAAACTGTCATCTTTGATACG GGCTTTCATTGTTGCCATTGTTCAAATGTCCGCTGTCCAGACGACTGCTTATGTGATTCAGTGTCTCCTTCAGATTTACCTCTGGACCCTTTTTCATGTCTAGTGCAAGTGATTGAAGTGCGTGACTTTTGTGGACATGTGGGTCCACTGGCACTTATGGGGCATCTTCTTAGAAATGCGAGTGTTCTGAAGAAGTTGGTCGTTGATACAATCGATGATCTTGATTGGGAGGATGAACTGATGATCA ATTTGATGCAACCTTCGAAGCGTTCTACGCCAGGTCGTATTAGCTCCCTGAATGGCTCAAGTAGCGCCTGCCACCTAGTGATCAATTCTGTTTTGTATAGACTGTGCTCTGATGATGCTATTATAAATCGCGGTGAAGTTTCTGTAGGAAGCTGCTTGAGGTACTTACCTTTTCTTCCTCAACTTTTATGGTCCTTCCATTTACTAAATTCCTGCCAATTTACTTCATTGTATTAA
- the LOC141597088 gene encoding F-box protein At4g22280-like isoform X2 codes for MKLGKHLEDPISRNCLDRISSLPDDVLGHILSFLPIRCSVSTSILSTRWRYLFTLTTCLSFDDAQCFGHLEQNERIEGTRRFKEFVDKVLDLHEISPLQKFCLVCQGTYDASDFNRWFSSALQKGVQELHYELANYIDTDFLPDYDGFFMCETLVKLKFIHCGYYIKIPLSASLPKLKILHLELIVFFDFNSMERLLSCCELLEELTLSYCECETQGHAIHSSDILKVLKIEDCCFLLGTFEIDAPNLAYLTYKSNIGVKIVPSWKYSCSFVRAELIFKRSAYDELVTNEDTVECEHELLSAAAGKTTELRFQMDSVQIVLMLDEEEQMPDFHSLTELCLEDCPYFAWEYVTSLLDKSPQLKTVIFDTGFHCCHCSNVRCPDDCLCDSVSPSDLPLDPFSCLVQVIEVRDFCGHVGPLALMGHLLRNASVLKKLVVDTIDDLDWEDELMINLMQPSKRSTPGRISSLNGSSSACHLVINSVLYRLCSDDAIINRGEVSVGSCLRRKVD; via the exons ATGAAACTTGGTAAACATCTAGAAGACCCAATAAGTCGGAATTGTTTGGATAGGATCAGCAGTTTACCTGATGATGTACTTGGTCACATTCTCTCGTTTCTGCCAATAAGGTGTTCTGTGAGCACAAGTATTCTATCAACAAGATGGCGATACCTTTTTACATTGACGACTTGTCTTTCTTTTGATGATGCACAATGTTTTGGTCATCTGGAACAAAATGAGAGAATTGAAGGAACTCGAAGGTTTAAGGAGTTTGTTGACAAAGTTTTGGACTTGCACGAAATTTCGCCATTGCAGAAATTTTGTCTAGTCTGTCAAGGAACCTATGATGCTTCAGATTTCAATCGATGGTTTAGTAGTGCGCTACAAAAGGGAGTTCAAGAGCTTCATTACGAGCTTGCTAATTATATCGATACTGATTTCTTGCCTGATTATGATGGCTTCTTCATGTGTGAAACACTAGTGAAATTGAAATTTATACATTGTGGGTATTATATTAAAATTCCTCTATCAGCCTCGTTGCCAAAATTGAAGATCCTTCACCTGGAACTCATCGTATTCTTTGATTTTAATTCAATGGAGAGGTTGTTGTCTTGCTGTGAATTGCTTGAAGAATTGACTCTCAGTTATTGCGAGTGTGAAACTCAAGGTCATGCAATTCATAGTAGCGATATACTCAAAGTGCTAAAAATAGAAGATTGTTGTTTTTTGTTGGGTACATTTGAGATTGATGCCCCTAATCTTGCATATTTGACTTACAAATCAAATATTGGTGTGAAAATTGTTCCATCGTGGAAATACTCGTGCTCTTTTGTCAGGGCGGAGCTAATTTTCAAGCGCAGTGCATATGATGAACTTGTTACTAACGAAGATACAGTTGAGTGTGAGCATGAACTTCTAAGCGCTGCTGCCGGTAAAACCACAGAATTACGTTTTCAAATGGACTCAGTACAG ATTGTTTTAATGCTAGATGAGGAGGAGCAAATGCCTGATTTTCATAGCTTGACAGAATTATGCCTTGAAGATTGTCCTTATTTTGCGTGGGAATATGTGACAAGCCTGCTTGATAAATCTCCTCAACTTAAAACTGTCATCTTTGATACG GGCTTTCATTGTTGCCATTGTTCAAATGTCCGCTGTCCAGACGACTGCTTATGTGATTCAGTGTCTCCTTCAGATTTACCTCTGGACCCTTTTTCATGTCTAGTGCAAGTGATTGAAGTGCGTGACTTTTGTGGACATGTGGGTCCACTGGCACTTATGGGGCATCTTCTTAGAAATGCGAGTGTTCTGAAGAAGTTGGTCGTTGATACAATCGATGATCTTGATTGGGAGGATGAACTGATGATCA ATTTGATGCAACCTTCGAAGCGTTCTACGCCAGGTCGTATTAGCTCCCTGAATGGCTCAAGTAGCGCCTGCCACCTAGTGATCAATTCTGTTTTGTATAGACTGTGCTCTGATGATGCTATTATAAATCGCGGTGAAGTTTCTGTAGGAAGCTGCTTGAG GAGAAAGGTTGATTAA
- the LOC141597090 gene encoding F-box protein At4g22280-like yields MRPPMKLGKRLEDPTRGHCLDMISSLPDELLGHILSFLPTRCAVSTSILSTRWRYLFTLTTCLSFDDAPCFGHLEQNERIEATRRFKDFVDNVLELHQSSPIKKFSLLCKGTYNGSEFNRWFRNVLQKGVQQLHYEIADRTYRIDNVPDYDGFFMCDTLENLKFIDCGWFYIEIPLSASLPKLKILHLELIVFFDSNSMERLLSSCELLEELTLKYCNYETEGRVIYCTGLLKMLTIEHCYFSFGTFEIDAPNLSYLAYSSNIGVKIVPSWKYSCSFVRAELVFKCSAYDDLDMNEGTVEYERELLKAAAYKATKLHFEMDSAQILLKLDDDEQMPDFHNLSRLHIADCRYDVWEYVTSLLAKSPQLETLIFETGFHCCHCPNDYYPDDCNYDLVSLSDIPLDPFSCHVQVIEVRDFCGHDGPLLLMGHLLRNAGVLKRLVVNTIAGLDPEEELEICKDLLMLPRVSRDCCVEVH; encoded by the exons ATGAGACCACCTATGAAACTTGGTAAACGTCTAGAAGACCCAACACGTGGGCATTGTTTGGATATGATCAGCAGTTTACCTGATGAACTGCTTGGTCACATACTTTCATTTCTACCAACTAGGTGTGCTGTGAGCACAAGTATTCTATCAACAAGATGGCGATACCTTTTTACATTGACGACTTGCCTTTCTTTTGATGATGCACCATGTTTTGGTCATCTGGAACAAAATGAGAGAATAGAAGCAACTCGAAGGTTTAAGGATTTTGTTGATAATGTTTTGGAATTACACCAAAGTTCGCCCATCAAGAAATTTAGTCTACTCTGTAAAGGCACCTATAATGGTTCAGAATTTAATCGATGGTTTAGGAATGTATTACAAAAGGGTGTGCAACAGCTTCATTACGAGATTGCTGATCGTACTTATCGTATTGATAATGTGCCTGATTATGATGGCTTTTTCATGTGTGATACACTCGAGAATTTGAAATTTATAGATTGTGGGTGGTTTTATATTGAAATCCCTTTATCAGCCTCGTTGCCAAAACTGAAGATCCTTCATCTGGAGCTCATTGTATTCTTTGATTCTAATTCAATGGAAAGATTGCTGTCTAGCTGTGAATTGCTTGAAGAATTGACTCTCAAATATTGCAACTACGAAACTGAAGGTCGCGTAATTTATTGTACTGGATTACTCAAAATGCTAACTATAGAGCATTGCTATTTTTCGTTTGGTACATTTGAGATTGACGCCCCTAATCTTTCATATTTAGCTTACAGTTCAAATATTGGTGTGAAAATTGTTCCGTCGTGGAAATATTCTTGCTCTTTTGTAAGGGCAGAGCTAGTTTTCAAGTGTAGTGCATATGATGATCTTGATATGAATGAAGGTACAGTCGAGTATGAACGTGAACTCCTAAAAGCCGCTGCCTATAAAGCTACAAAATTACATTTTGAAATGGACTCAGCACAG ATTCTTCTCAAGCTAGACGATGACGAGCAAATGCCTGATTTTCATAACCTGTCAAGATTACACATTGCTGACTGTCGCTATGATGTGTGGGAATATGTAACTAGCCTGCTTGCCAAATCTCCTCAACTTGAAACTCTCATCTTTGAAACG GGCTTTCATTGCTGTCATTGTCCAAATGACTACTATCCGGATGACTGCAACTATGACTTAGTGTCACTTTCAGATATACCTCTAGATCCCTTTTCATGTCATGTCCAAGTGATTGAAGTGCGTGACTTTTGTGGGCATGATGGTCCATTGTTACTTATGGGGCATCTTCTTAGAAATGCGGGTGTCCTGAAGAGGTTGGTCGTTAATACAATTGCTGGTCTTGATCCGGAGGAGGAACTGGAGATTTGTAAGGACTTGTTGATGCTTCCAAGGGTTTCAAGAGATTGTTGTGTAGAAGTCCACTAG